In Coffea eugenioides isolate CCC68of chromosome 4, Ceug_1.0, whole genome shotgun sequence, the genomic stretch ttttttgtcatcTAATTTGCACGATATCATAAATAGTCTGTCCTAAATCGCATTAGTAAAGATATCTTTACATTGGTTATCTCCGACATATGTGACCAGAACAATATCTAATATAAGTTGTCATCACACCAAATTTTTCGTCAGTAACCAATCTATACACAATGGATAAATAGGATCAAATGCCAACTAACCTGTTTGACGAAAGTATTCATCAGTAATATATCTCGGTTAATTTTTTGGACTCCACAAATTGCAACAAGTTCAACTTCAACGAGGAACTTAAGTTTGTTTGATTGTTGTTGTCAATTCCAATCACCAAAATTAACAACCCTGGTAGGGTATCCTTTTAAATCTCTACCAAACTACCAATTTTCCATCCTAATTGTCAATAACAAATCTTCTAACTTTGTTCCCTAATTTCGTGAACAAGCTCCATGATCAAAGCGCAGAGCTTTGAAACCACTTATTGGGACAAAAAAAAAGCACACAACGGAAACAATTTTgatacatataaaaatatatgggAGAAGTGGAGTTTATTATTAATCACACAAACAACAAGTACACCCGACTTTCATATTAAGGTTGGCATAAATCTAGGCAAAATTGCCTTTACAAACACCTGTCCTCTCATTTTTCTCAACCGATTACAATACTAAAACACCTTGTATGTAGTACATAAGACTTTGGAAATtaaaaaactactaaaacaCCAAACTACCAAACAGTTACTCTTACGTTAACCAAGTAAACTACTAAAATATCACTAGACTCGAACATCTAATTTAGAAATAGGAAACAATAACTATTAAGAAGACCCTCTTTTGGATGGCTTTATCTACAAACGACCACCATACCAATCTTAACATAACAAAATTCAGGTTTTAGAAATACTGttccttttcttctccttctctctTCCTTCTCTTTGAAGAAAACTCTTTAACTAAAACTTCCTTCAACTCTCCCATAGAAAAGATTAGATTTTTCTGATCTTTTCTCATGGGAGGAGCCCTctctatagtttttttttttatttgtgtgAATAAAATTTCTCTTAAGATTTTCTAGTGCTTCCCTCCTTAGGATTGTCTATGcgagttttcttctctcctaaatTTTGTAGTGAGAGTTTTATTCTCTCTTAGGGATTCTTAGTGAGAGTTTTTGATAATCTTTTCATTTATCTTTTATTAGATTTGAGTTTTTTCAGATTTTGATTATCAgatttggaatttttttgaTCTATTCAGCAGATCTCACCATAATATCTGGGCTTGAAGCACTTAATCAGCAAATTTGCGCGAGTGGAAGCATGCACAAATGTTCGCGGAGTTAcaatttttttatcttattttttaaatttggagctttacaatataatttttattgttctTCAGATTTGGAATATCCTTTCTTCATATATGTCTTTTGATATCTGTAGATGTTTGATGATGTAATTTCTGTCATTAGTGTggattttaatgaaattatgatattttatcaaaaaaaaaccTTAAAGTAGATTCAATTCTTTTGATGTAGATTACAAATCAAAACAATGTGACTTTATCCACCAATATTCCAACTATAAAATAAAGTCGTCCTTCCTTTAATTAGAGCTTGTCTGGATGTCGTTGTTTGTCACCCTCATTTGATTCCACCAACTTGGCCAATGCAATAGACATTACATAAATCATCAACCGCTATTAATTGATAGGCGTATTGCTCTTTCTACCCCTTGGTGGTTTTTGCCAGCCACATGATTCCGCCACATTAgcccccaatttttttttctttttttccaaataattagTAGTCAGTGATGTTTAGGGCTGTTCATATACACCTCAGATTAATCTACGTGCTTAATTCATCAAGCCTTGCCATATTGCTATGATCAATTATATAACATGCTTCAATTTAGATTAGCAAAAGGAACTTATCTTTGCATAATATGCATTGCAATCATTCATGACCTGAATGTGAATGATTCGAATTATTCATCCCAAGTCTTTTTTGTGAATCATTTCTAGGGATTGCCAAAAGATATTTGACTAGAAATATTCTTGTCGTTACTTTCACTCATATTCGACAAAAAAGTGGATTCTAGTTCCAAGTAAATTAAGTGTGTGCATTATTTTTTCACTTTACTCCTTGCGAGTTGAGCAATTCCCTAACACAATTAGCCAACAATTTAAAAGGTACatgaaagaaaattattttcataGGAGATGGTGGGTGGTgaatccaataaaataaaatttctcactcaacaaaaatacaaatttataaATAGCAGTGAGTAAGGTCGTATTTACAGGGACTAgtgaatttattttcttcacaaaatcaGGAATTAAGAGGGAAGTTTTGAGAAACTACACCACACAAtaatataaaagaaattaataatGAACAATGAAGTAAAACTAAATCAATGAAAACAATCCTTGTAGCCAAAGGAGTAAtttcaccttttgatttaaTCAATTGATTGTTGATGCAAAAATCAATTTATATATTcacaaataaattggttatgATAGTCAATATGGTCTGATTCTTTGCCTTTCTTTACTTTCtcaataattaaaacaaactctTTAATTACTTCTCTTGCCAACAGACAATTATAAAcaagctcttaggatttaaTCTACCGACAACATTAAGGTTAGAAAAGTCATCGATTCTATCCAACAAACTCATGATTTTGTTCATTTAGATTGGATTGTACATTTTCCCGACACAAAACCAACTATGCCAATTGTcacaaatattaaaattatcaaaCAATTATGGAATTGACATTTTAATTGGCATTAGATCATCTAGTTAATTAAATATCGAACCATTGATATTAAACAACATAACCATGAGCAGTTAATTTAGGAAATATAAAAATATTCATGAATACACAAAATAGTAAGAATAAATTCTTTCTCACAATTTTTTCTGAACCAAAGCATTAATTATCCTTCAACTAGAAACcagtcaagaaaaataaaaatagagctAGAGTTTTTGTTCTCGAGAGGAGAGAGAAAGTAGATAAGATAGTTGTTGAAGAAGTTTTATCAAAAACATAAGAACATGTTTAAAACTCCTAAACATTATACTTCACATAAACAGAATCAATCGTGGCCTCCATGATTCTTCAAGAGATAACTTCTCATAACCTTGAAATTTCCTTACCAAACGTGCCAcgttctttttcaacaaatcttctgaaattttctcttttaaacATAGTTTAATCATGAATCCTGAattcaacacaaaaaaaaaaaaacaaattatgaGAAGAATCAGTGAATTAGCATCTTGCCAAAATTAAGaaccctaaattcaacacaAAAGACAAAGTATGAGAAGGATCAGTGAATTAGCATAataattttccaaaaaattaagaaaagaaaagtccaAATAAAGCACCTATTAAATTCACTGTCAGGAGAAGAGGACAGTCTTCCAGTCGTCTTAAAATTTCCTGAATATTGAAAACAACCACTGAGAATGCAGTAACATTTAGCAGCTGGACGAGCCAGCAGTTTATCTCTAAAGCCAGAAGACATTTGTCATGTGACAGAAGCAAGCATGTGCAATTTATATTCTCTGTTTCTTCAAAGTtccaaaactattaaaattGTCTCCTACTGATTATATTATCCCTTTGGCCAAACGCCCTTTCATACGCAACACTTGTTTTAGGCATTTCACTGTTCTCAACTTCGTGATTTGACCATCTCTTTTTCATTAGTCTAATTTGTCTCAACTTTTTTGCGCACGTCATGTTGACATCACCTTTCTTCTTACCTATCAACTAGGAGCACTAAATATTTTTCTAGAATGTTAACAAAACATGCTAGAAGGCCAGTCGTCACTATGGTATATTTCTTTTTAGCAAGACTAATAGATTTCATAAGTACACACAAGAGAGGGGGTGTGGGGGTGGGTAAGGGGATTAGAAGGCAATAAGTCAATATCAATAGCTGTAAGGAAGCACCAAAACTGGCCATGAAAACACTCTATATGGTACTGGTTTAAGAAGAGGGCAGAGTGCATTTATAAAGTTGGAGAGGAGAGCCACGAGGGATTTCAGGCACAACCTCAACTTAAATGCtcccaaaacacaaaaaacccTATCGGAAAGCATCAATAAGCGCAATGGAAGTATGTTGTATACACTGAACTCTAATCCCTTATGTGCCATCAAGCCATCTTGTTCTTAGCTGGTATAGGTAATAATTAATGTCAGAAACTCAAACTTTGTCCTTGTCTTTTCACCACCTTTATTTCTTGCCTCAAAATAATATGAACCGTGGTCCTGCGtccattttctttactttttagCCTTACATATTCCAGCAAAACTTTCTGAACTTTAGTGCAATCTTTCTTTTGACATACAATAATTAGGCAACCATGTGAAAGTTTTTGGACTCCGTAGCACTGTTTGAGGTCAAGGTTGAAAGGAAAACACTAATGATTGTTTTTGAGCAGTGTTGGGGAGATGTGATGGTCCTGCTTTACTGCAATACCACATTTTGATTTTGGATGGACAAAATTTATGAATATTGGCCGTCATATTTAACATGTGCCCTGGATATCTGTCTATGAAAAATTTGAGCTAAATATTCCCGCTTGTTCTTTTCTCCTAAACAATCCCTACCTATGACTTTTAGCTTGGGATCCAGTGGTCAAGTTCTACAGTGAATTGCGCTGTTTACGATGCCATTGAAATAATTGCCCATGGATGACTCACATCAGCCATGTCTATATTGTTTTCTGCCATTTCAGCTCTCAAGCAGAAATGTTCCTGCTGGCCACGTGATTGCCTTGCTGGCTAGTGCATATTGATAATGTAGATTTGCTGTTCTAGCGATCTATTGGCTCCATCAAATTTTGTTGTTATCTTTACTGAGATTCCATCACACGTTCTTATGCAGGAGAGGGATGCTAGTATTTTCTTCTCTTGTAAGGTCCATTTCTCTGTCGCCCTCTCTTTTATTGCGGTCCTCCTAGTCAAATTCGCAAGAATGATTGAATTTTGAGCCTGCCAGCTTGCACATGTACTAATCCAACTATCTTATTTACAATAATCTCGTATCATAAATATAGTGTCTACCAGCCTCCAGATTTCAAGTCCCAATTCCTCATGGCAATCCCTTCATTGACCCAAAACTCTTCTTCCTACATTGAAGGTGGTGATGAACAAACATTgtttaacaaagaaaaagaagatgacAGTGATCAAATCCTCTCTGTGCTCCCTAGGGAAAGAGGGTGGTTAAGTGAGCACATTCACTTGTACCAAGGTTTTTGGTGTCCCACCATAGTTCTCAAGGGACTCCTAATTCTCCAGAAACATTTTCGGGCACAACCAAGTGACATTCTCCTGGCCACATTACCAAAATCGGGAACAACCTGGTTAAAGGCACTTCTTTTTACCATAACAAATCGTACATGTATTAGTCATCCCGATCAAAATCCTTTGCTAACGGCAAACCCTCATGAACTGGTTCCCACGCTGGAATCATATGCCGCCGCGAATCCTGTAAACCCAAAGCCACCCAATTCTCTCATGCACACTCACATTCCTTACAACTCTTTACCAGAATCAACAAAATCTTCAGGCTGCCATATTGTTTATGTTTATCGAGACCCGAAGGATGTGTTAGTGTCATGGTGGCACTTTGTCAacaagctgaaacccgaagcAGAGCCACGAATTTCATTAGCAGAGGCATTTGAAAAGTTCTCTAAAGGTGCTTTACCATTTGGATCATACTGGAATCATGTGTTGGGTTATTGGAAAGCAAGTATAGAATGGCCTGAAAGAGTATTCTTTCTTAGATATGAAGATTTGAAGAAAGAGCCTTGCTTCCATACAAAGAGATTAGCAGAATTCTTGGGGCAGCCTTTCACCACAGACAAAGAAGGTGAAAGCCTGGTGAGTAAAGTGGTAGAGTTCTGTAGTTTTAAGAATCTGAGCAATCTGGATGTGAATAAAACAGGATCACACTCGGTGGTCGGGTTTCGGGTCATGGAAAACAAGACCTTTTTCAGAGAAGGTCAAGTTGGTGATTCCCAAAACTATCTTGAAAGAGAAATGATGGATCATTTGGATCAAGTTACTGAAGAAAGTTTTaagaaatttcatttgaagGCGTTTTCCTCTGAGGATGATGAGAAGTCAGAGGTGTCTACTGCCATGTGATTTTAGACAAGGAAAATTGTGCATCCGCGTAATTGTCCAGTGCCACTATCTCCTGTTGCAGCAACAGGAACATGAGAATGTCATTGTGGAACATCAGAATGCCATTTCCAATTAGGATAAGAGCAAAGCTGTTGACAAAATAAACCAAGTGTGGAAGAACCTATTTACTTATTTACTAGTTTTATTAGAGGCAGATTTCAACGGTTAAGTTATTTAGGAGTTTGtgttttatttgataatttcttaTTTTACAAGTCCGAGAAAGTTATAGATAGAACATTTGTTGAGGTATTTTCTTAAGAAAGTCCAAAAACATCGACAAGATTTTATTATGGTGTGATTTTGTTCCATTATTTGAGATTTCAATAATAGtgtgtgttatttattttcttctctctttcataaATATTTTGAGTGATTATTTTATCTCTACAGTATACATTAATTATTACTAAAACCCAAAATTTGGATTCTACAATTAGTATCAGAGCCAAACTACAAGATTAGTCCTAAGCGTTTCCAATGTCAAAAAATTAAGGCATAGGGTTTGCTAAAAAATATTTAGTTGATTGAGTTAGGCATGAGGTTGGTCCTGAAATACGTAGTTGGTGAAGAATTCGACCATAAGATTGGTCTAGGAATTGTCAAATTGCTACAGATGTCATGATAGAAATTAGAGAAGAATTGGTTGTCAATTGAAGGATTTGATTGGTTAATCAACTagaaaaaccaagaaaacttgacaaaagagacataaaaattttatttaggcatatgaattgttaaatataggcagaattttttaaaaatttggttgATGATGAAAAGTTTTCTATTTCGACTCCTATAACCACAAATAGATACATATTTTAGTTGAATTTTATAAGTGAAAAAATATCTAGAGTTGATTGATAGTGTGAAGTTCTTTTTACTAATTATGGCGGTGgaatttttcaattatttggtGGTGATAATTTTGCTAAGAAAGCAGTCTATGATATTCTATGTTTCAGCACTTATATTGATGGTAAATATGGTGACTCTAAAGATGAATGAATTTATATGACTGAGTATTTTGATCAAGAAAAAATTGCTGaaaaattatttgcaaaatacaAAGTTGATAAAATAAACCAAGTCTAGAAGAAcccctttatttatttactagATTTATTGGAGTGAGGTTTTTAGTAGTTATGTTATTTAGGAGTTTGTGTCTTATTTGGTAATTTCTTATGCAAGTGAATTCTTATTTTACAAGTCTCAATAAGTTATAAGTAGGATATTAGTTGAGGTATTTTCTTAAGAGAATCCAAAAGGGTCGATAAGGTTTTATTGTGGTGTGATTTTCTCCCATTGTTTGAG encodes the following:
- the LOC113769148 gene encoding cytosolic sulfotransferase 12-like, whose translation is MAIPSLTQNSSSYIEGGDEQTLFNKEKEDDSDQILSVLPRERGWLSEHIHLYQGFWCPTIVLKGLLILQKHFRAQPSDILLATLPKSGTTWLKALLFTITNRTCISHPDQNPLLTANPHELVPTLESYAAANPVNPKPPNSLMHTHIPYNSLPESTKSSGCHIVYVYRDPKDVLVSWWHFVNKLKPEAEPRISLAEAFEKFSKGALPFGSYWNHVLGYWKASIEWPERVFFLRYEDLKKEPCFHTKRLAEFLGQPFTTDKEGESLVSKVVEFCSFKNLSNLDVNKTGSHSVVGFRVMENKTFFREGQVGDSQNYLEREMMDHLDQVTEESFKKFHLKAFSSEDDEKSEVSTAM